In one Corallococcus sp. EGB genomic region, the following are encoded:
- a CDS encoding serine/threonine-protein kinase, with amino-acid sequence MATHPPASSASRPFILFTTGATSYELVRYLGSRAGGELLLARRHYARTPGGLVLIKRLRDVTDDVARARLREEVKLLMRLSHPAIAPVYLVRVHDGAPHLVTEYVDGPCLETLSSFAALRRRPFSEAFAAYVGAEVADALHHAHSLEDARGLPVGVVHRDVSPRSLRVDVHGRVRLSDFALAWSRLPGRVVTEPGLVRGDVAYASPEALEGLPLDGRADLFSLGMVLLELLTGLHLLDLEDVERAAQQAQPVPGTRGLCAETPSWLPAPLMAARMACLTPAHVEQATRGLSPGMRAVLQQVLQRDRDLRFQTGAQLRDALRDLLNAQGRPYGPHEALREVAEVRTDALVGPAGEAEAGLPLEDDLWDGCDDDGAEWT; translated from the coding sequence ATGGCCACCCATCCCCCCGCGTCTTCCGCGTCCCGGCCCTTCATCCTCTTCACCACCGGGGCCACGTCCTATGAGCTGGTGCGCTACCTGGGGTCGCGCGCCGGCGGGGAGCTGCTGCTCGCCCGCCGGCACTACGCGCGCACGCCGGGCGGGCTGGTGCTGATCAAACGCCTGCGCGACGTGACGGATGACGTGGCGCGGGCGCGGCTGCGCGAAGAGGTGAAGCTGCTCATGCGGCTGTCCCACCCGGCCATCGCGCCGGTGTACCTGGTGCGGGTGCACGACGGCGCGCCCCACCTGGTGACGGAGTACGTGGACGGGCCGTGCCTGGAGACGCTGTCCAGCTTCGCGGCGCTGCGGCGGCGGCCCTTCTCGGAGGCCTTCGCCGCGTACGTGGGCGCGGAGGTGGCGGACGCGCTCCACCACGCCCATTCGCTGGAGGACGCGCGCGGCCTGCCGGTGGGCGTGGTCCACCGCGACGTCAGCCCCCGCTCGCTGCGCGTGGACGTGCACGGGCGGGTGCGGCTGTCGGACTTCGCGCTCGCGTGGTCGCGGCTGCCCGGGCGCGTGGTGACGGAGCCGGGGCTCGTGCGCGGGGACGTGGCCTATGCGTCGCCGGAGGCGCTGGAGGGGCTGCCGTTGGATGGCCGCGCGGACCTGTTCTCCCTGGGCATGGTGCTGCTGGAGCTGCTCACCGGCCTGCACCTGCTGGACCTGGAGGACGTGGAGCGCGCCGCGCAGCAGGCCCAGCCCGTGCCCGGGACGCGCGGGCTGTGCGCGGAGACGCCCAGCTGGCTCCCCGCGCCGCTGATGGCCGCGCGCATGGCGTGCCTGACGCCGGCGCACGTGGAGCAGGCCACGCGGGGGCTGTCGCCGGGCATGCGGGCCGTGCTCCAGCAGGTGCTCCAGCGCGACCGCGACCTGCGCTTCCAGACGGGCGCGCAGCTGCGGGACGCGCTCCGGGACCTGCTGAACGCGCAAGGCCGGCCCTATGGTCCTCACGAAGCGCTGCGCGAGGTGGCGGAGGTGCGTACGGACGCGCTCGTGGGCCCGGCGGGGGAGGCGGAGGCGGGGCTCCCGCTGGAGGACGACCTCTGGGATGGCTGCGATGACGATGGCGCGGAGTGGACGTGA
- a CDS encoding dipeptidase, with product MGDVKELHRQWCIADGHADSLMWNRDLCERSSEGHVDFPRLREAGVKLQCFTLVTRGFPFIGGFPLFAAWRKWPREARGSEWTRALWQIGRLDAFCARSGDTVRIATTGAGLEDNLAHGRLSAVLGVEGGHAIEGQVERLAELHRRGVRFMGLTHLSNNALGGSSFPMMGNRGLTALGHQVMEEMARLGMSVDVAHASEQTLADLFAHPTVRYFCSHTGVRAAGGGWRNLSDEALRTIARRGGVVGIILAPVYLGGDTWDDVVRHVEHAVDIMGEEGVGVGSDYDGMVALPRGMRDVTDLPRLTEALLKRHPESWVERVMGGNLRRYFRETLGGG from the coding sequence ATGGGTGACGTGAAGGAGCTGCACCGTCAGTGGTGCATCGCGGACGGGCACGCGGACTCGTTGATGTGGAACCGCGACCTGTGCGAGCGGTCCTCGGAGGGGCACGTGGACTTCCCCCGCCTGCGCGAGGCGGGGGTGAAGCTGCAGTGCTTCACGCTGGTGACCCGGGGCTTCCCGTTCATTGGCGGCTTCCCGCTGTTCGCCGCGTGGCGCAAGTGGCCCCGCGAGGCGCGCGGCAGCGAGTGGACGCGCGCGCTCTGGCAGATTGGACGGCTGGACGCCTTCTGCGCCCGCTCCGGGGACACCGTGCGCATCGCCACCACCGGGGCGGGGCTGGAGGACAACCTCGCCCACGGGCGGCTGTCGGCGGTGCTCGGCGTGGAGGGGGGCCACGCGATTGAAGGCCAGGTGGAGCGGCTCGCGGAGCTGCACCGGCGCGGCGTGCGCTTCATGGGGCTCACGCACCTGTCCAACAACGCCCTGGGCGGTTCGTCCTTTCCCATGATGGGCAACCGCGGGCTGACGGCCCTGGGCCACCAGGTGATGGAGGAGATGGCCCGCCTGGGCATGAGCGTGGACGTGGCGCACGCCTCCGAGCAGACGCTCGCGGACCTCTTCGCGCACCCCACGGTGCGCTACTTCTGTTCGCACACGGGGGTGCGCGCCGCGGGCGGTGGCTGGCGCAACCTGTCCGACGAGGCGCTGCGCACCATTGCCCGGCGCGGCGGCGTGGTGGGCATCATCCTGGCGCCGGTGTACCTGGGCGGCGACACGTGGGACGACGTCGTCCGCCACGTGGAGCACGCGGTGGACATCATGGGCGAGGAGGGCGTGGGCGTGGGCTCGGACTACGACGGCATGGTGGCGCTGCCCCGGGGCATGCGGGACGTGACGGATTTGCCGCGACTCACGGAAGCCCTGCTCAAACGGCACCCGGAGTCCTGGGTGGAACGTGTGATGGGTGGCAACTTGCGGCGTTACTTCCGCGAGACGCTCGGCGGCGGTTGA
- a CDS encoding carboxymuconolactone decarboxylase family protein: MLGSTQHVQAVLDDVKTAPIPEAEKALFAFVDRLNDTPGDVRREDVERLKVAGWSDEAVYDAVSVCALFNFYNRWIDGTGVQGLSPAMYERSGKRMAAGGYLPAPPPGAPPPASGGDPER; the protein is encoded by the coding sequence TTGCTGGGCAGCACGCAGCACGTGCAGGCGGTGCTGGACGACGTGAAGACGGCCCCCATCCCGGAGGCCGAGAAGGCGTTGTTCGCCTTCGTGGACCGGCTCAACGACACGCCCGGTGACGTGCGCCGCGAGGACGTGGAGCGCCTGAAGGTGGCCGGCTGGTCGGATGAGGCCGTCTACGACGCCGTCTCCGTCTGCGCCCTCTTCAACTTCTACAACCGGTGGATTGACGGCACCGGCGTCCAGGGCCTCTCACCGGCCATGTACGAGCGGTCCGGGAAGCGCATGGCCGCGGGCGGCTACCTGCCCGCGCCGCCGCCGGGAGCCCCACCGCCGGCCTCCGGAGGGGACCCCGAGCGCTGA
- a CDS encoding peroxidase, which yields MKPSPAPQSMYLPDVESHESDGTYGTMIAMARAGGMTPPGIWHLFAFKPRMTDALSAFTHEVMRGPSPLSAGLRELIAAYTSRRNACVF from the coding sequence ATGAAGCCGTCCCCCGCTCCGCAAAGCATGTACCTGCCCGACGTCGAGTCGCATGAATCCGACGGAACCTACGGGACGATGATCGCCATGGCGCGGGCCGGGGGCATGACGCCACCGGGCATCTGGCACCTGTTCGCGTTCAAGCCGCGCATGACGGACGCGCTGTCCGCCTTCACCCACGAGGTGATGCGCGGCCCGTCCCCGCTGTCCGCGGGCCTGCGGGAGCTCATCGCCGCGTACACGTCGAGGCGCAACGCCTGCGTGTTTTGA
- a CDS encoding alpha/beta fold hydrolase — MLTVAVDGIPLHYRDVGQGLPVLLMHAFPLDGSAFDRQVSALSGRYRFLVPDLRGFGQSRLGEGPTEMRKLAQDALALLDALNIDSAVVGGVSMGGYAALALLREDAGRVRGLVLSDTQCTADDAAGKDKREATAQQALKEGTASVIPGLVPKLVHAGPESPVGREVTKLGMSVSPESIAAAQRGMALRLDSKDLLARYAGPALVVVGEHDTVTPLTKAKQMADLVQGARLEVIPGAAHLPNQEQPEAFNAVLDSFLASLA; from the coding sequence ATGCTGACGGTCGCCGTGGATGGGATTCCGCTGCACTACCGGGACGTGGGCCAGGGGCTGCCGGTGCTCCTCATGCACGCCTTCCCGCTGGATGGCTCCGCGTTCGACCGGCAGGTGTCCGCGCTGTCCGGGCGCTACCGCTTCCTCGTGCCGGACCTGAGAGGCTTCGGGCAGAGCCGCCTGGGCGAAGGCCCCACGGAGATGCGCAAGCTGGCGCAGGACGCGCTCGCGCTGCTGGACGCGCTGAACATCGACTCCGCGGTGGTGGGCGGCGTGTCCATGGGCGGCTACGCGGCGCTGGCGCTCCTGCGCGAGGACGCGGGCCGGGTGCGCGGGCTGGTGCTTTCGGACACGCAGTGCACCGCGGACGACGCCGCGGGGAAGGACAAGCGCGAGGCCACCGCGCAGCAGGCGCTGAAGGAGGGCACGGCGTCCGTCATCCCGGGGCTGGTGCCCAAGCTGGTCCACGCGGGGCCGGAGTCCCCGGTGGGCCGCGAGGTGACGAAGCTGGGCATGTCCGTGTCGCCGGAGTCCATCGCCGCCGCGCAGCGGGGCATGGCGCTGCGGCTGGACAGCAAGGACCTGCTCGCGCGCTACGCGGGGCCCGCGCTCGTTGTCGTCGGCGAGCACGACACCGTGACGCCCCTGACGAAGGCGAAGCAGATGGCGGACCTGGTGCAGGGCGCGCGGCTGGAGGTCATTCCAGGCGCGGCGCACCTGCCCAACCAGGAACAGCCGGAGGCCTTCAACGCGGTGCTGGACAGCTTCCTCGCGTCGCTGGCCTGA
- a CDS encoding magnesium transporter CorA family protein, with protein MIQVCLWEDGRAVSGGEELLDRPGTKWIDVLEPDAEVMGRLAERFQLHRLAVEDCLTLDQRPKLEEYPHHQFIVLQGFSCGPDVTELTLHEQHFFLAQDWIISVHALKLPSHEGVRRRVMDDPAGTLGRGVDVILYLLADALVDAQFPIMDDFSDQLDDLEDAIFAEPDPEHLQRIFALKRALVTLRRVLSPQRDVVGMLSRRGIPQIQEKTTLYFRDVYDHLVRLYEQIDSSRDVVGNVMDGYLSMVANRTNDISKQLTIFATLFLPLSFIVGFFGQNFEQLTGRGWYTAMWATMVGFPLGLVAWFKYKKWI; from the coding sequence ATGATCCAGGTCTGTCTGTGGGAGGACGGCAGGGCTGTCTCGGGGGGCGAAGAACTGCTCGACCGGCCGGGGACCAAGTGGATCGACGTGCTGGAGCCGGACGCGGAGGTGATGGGCCGGCTGGCCGAGCGCTTCCAGCTCCACCGCCTGGCCGTGGAGGACTGCCTGACGCTGGACCAGCGGCCCAAGCTGGAGGAGTACCCGCACCACCAGTTCATCGTGCTGCAGGGCTTCAGCTGCGGGCCGGACGTCACGGAGCTCACGCTGCACGAGCAGCACTTCTTCCTCGCGCAGGACTGGATCATCAGCGTGCACGCGCTGAAGCTGCCCAGCCATGAAGGCGTCCGGCGGCGCGTGATGGACGACCCCGCGGGCACGCTGGGCCGGGGCGTGGACGTCATCCTGTACCTGCTCGCGGACGCGCTCGTGGACGCGCAGTTCCCCATCATGGACGACTTCAGCGACCAGCTGGACGACCTGGAGGACGCCATCTTCGCGGAGCCGGATCCGGAGCACCTCCAGCGCATCTTCGCGCTCAAGCGCGCGCTGGTGACGCTGCGCCGCGTGCTGTCCCCGCAGCGGGACGTGGTGGGCATGCTGTCGCGCCGGGGCATCCCGCAGATCCAGGAGAAGACGACGCTGTACTTCCGCGACGTCTACGACCACCTGGTGCGGCTGTACGAGCAGATCGACTCCAGCCGCGACGTCGTGGGCAACGTGATGGACGGCTACCTGTCCATGGTGGCCAACCGCACCAACGACATCAGCAAGCAGCTCACCATCTTCGCCACCCTCTTCCTGCCCCTGTCCTTCATCGTGGGTTTCTTCGGGCAGAACTTCGAGCAGTTGACGGGACGGGGCTGGTACACCGCCATGTGGGCGACCATGGTGGGCTTCCCGCTGGGGCTCGTCGCCTGGTTCAAGTACAAGAAGTGGATCTGA
- a CDS encoding HAD-IIB family hydrolase, translating into MEPRPLRQADLSGVQGVFTDVDGTLTTGHKLRSQTVRALEQLTESGLRVVLVSGRPAGWGEAWARQLPVDGVVVENGGLFFLKDAKGQLRKVYLEPPAQRVANRQRLEQEVQRVLAQVPGARLSVDSRYTEVDLAVDYNEEARLGDEGATRIESLLRARGVTAVRSSVHINCWLGRFDKLSASRRFAKVAWGETLDPADGRYVYAGDSFNDAPMFQAFKLGVGVANVRAVLDRIDAPPAFITRAPEGRGFEELARALLARRRTARSRGVST; encoded by the coding sequence GTGGAGCCGCGTCCCCTGCGGCAGGCGGACCTGTCCGGCGTGCAGGGCGTCTTCACCGACGTGGACGGCACGCTGACGACGGGCCACAAGCTGCGCAGCCAGACGGTGCGCGCCCTGGAGCAGCTCACGGAGTCCGGACTGCGCGTGGTGCTGGTGAGCGGCCGCCCGGCGGGGTGGGGCGAGGCCTGGGCCCGGCAGCTCCCGGTGGACGGCGTCGTCGTGGAGAACGGCGGGCTGTTCTTCCTCAAGGACGCGAAGGGGCAGCTGCGCAAGGTGTACCTGGAGCCGCCCGCGCAGCGCGTGGCCAACCGCCAGCGCCTGGAGCAGGAGGTCCAGCGGGTGCTCGCCCAGGTGCCGGGGGCGCGGCTGTCCGTGGACAGCCGCTACACGGAAGTGGACCTGGCGGTGGATTACAACGAGGAGGCCCGGCTGGGGGATGAAGGGGCCACCCGCATCGAGTCGCTCCTGCGGGCGCGGGGCGTGACGGCGGTGCGCTCGTCGGTGCACATCAACTGCTGGCTGGGCCGCTTCGACAAGCTCTCCGCGTCGCGCCGCTTCGCGAAGGTGGCGTGGGGCGAGACGCTGGACCCCGCGGACGGGCGGTATGTCTACGCGGGGGATTCTTTCAACGACGCTCCGATGTTCCAGGCGTTCAAGCTGGGCGTGGGCGTGGCCAACGTGCGCGCGGTGTTGGATCGCATCGACGCGCCGCCGGCCTTCATCACCCGGGCGCCCGAGGGGCGGGGCTTCGAGGAGCTGGCTCGCGCCCTCCTCGCCCGCCGCCGGACGGCCCGCAGTCGAGGAGTTTCAACGTGA
- a CDS encoding class I SAM-dependent rRNA methyltransferase: MNVVKLELARGLGRHLRAGHPWVFRKALEHVPRIPPGSVVDLTENGKFVARGYYDPHSAIAVRVLTRDSRETVDARFITQRVQRALAARTALIDLKDTDSYRLIHGEGDGLPGVVVDLYAGWAVMKLYSAGLTPYRPLIVEALKAGVPGLKGIIGRDEVGRDDVEEDDGRGSGKMLWGEEAPELIPIRERGAIFLVDAWKGQKTGFFLDQRENRFLIRRLGQGRDVLNCFSFSGGFSVNAALGGANSVFSVDQDPEAIALARENFTRNGLPAAKHDFLAADVFALIQSFKEEGRTFDLIILDPPAFAKSQRAVEAAVDGYASLNRQALALLRPGGLLATASCSARVTGDMFMGAVREAGFKAGVDLALVEERYQPPDHPVRLQFPEGKYLKFYVMQSV; encoded by the coding sequence GTGAATGTCGTGAAGCTGGAGCTGGCCCGGGGCCTGGGGCGTCACCTGCGCGCGGGGCACCCGTGGGTGTTCCGCAAGGCCCTGGAGCACGTGCCGCGGATTCCGCCCGGCAGCGTGGTGGACCTGACGGAGAACGGGAAGTTCGTCGCGCGCGGGTACTACGACCCGCACTCGGCCATCGCGGTGCGCGTGCTCACGCGGGACTCGCGCGAGACGGTGGACGCGCGCTTCATCACCCAGCGCGTGCAGCGCGCCCTGGCCGCGCGCACGGCGCTCATCGACCTGAAGGACACGGACAGCTACCGCCTCATCCACGGCGAGGGCGACGGCCTGCCCGGCGTGGTGGTGGACCTGTACGCGGGCTGGGCGGTCATGAAGCTCTACTCCGCGGGCCTCACCCCGTACCGGCCCCTCATCGTGGAGGCGCTGAAGGCGGGCGTCCCGGGCCTCAAGGGCATCATCGGCCGCGACGAGGTGGGGCGCGACGACGTGGAGGAGGATGACGGGCGCGGCAGCGGGAAGATGCTGTGGGGCGAGGAGGCCCCGGAGCTCATCCCCATCCGCGAGCGCGGCGCCATCTTCCTGGTGGACGCGTGGAAGGGACAGAAGACGGGCTTCTTCCTGGACCAGCGTGAGAACCGCTTCCTCATCCGCCGCCTGGGACAGGGGAGGGACGTGCTCAACTGCTTCAGCTTCAGCGGCGGCTTCTCCGTGAACGCGGCGCTCGGCGGCGCCAACAGCGTCTTCTCCGTGGATCAGGACCCGGAGGCCATCGCGCTGGCGCGGGAGAACTTCACGCGCAACGGGCTGCCCGCGGCGAAGCACGACTTCCTGGCGGCGGACGTCTTCGCCCTCATCCAATCGTTCAAGGAGGAGGGCCGCACCTTCGACCTCATCATCCTGGACCCGCCCGCCTTCGCGAAGAGCCAGCGCGCGGTGGAGGCGGCCGTGGACGGCTACGCGTCCCTCAACCGGCAGGCCCTGGCGCTGCTGCGCCCCGGCGGCCTCCTGGCCACGGCGTCGTGCTCCGCGCGCGTGACGGGGGACATGTTCATGGGCGCCGTGCGCGAGGCGGGCTTCAAGGCCGGCGTGGACCTGGCCCTGGTGGAGGAGCGCTACCAGCCGCCGGACCACCCCGTGCGCCTGCAGTTCCCGGAAGGGAAGTACCTCAAGTTCTACGTGATGCAGTCGGTGTAG